A window of Christiangramia forsetii KT0803 contains these coding sequences:
- a CDS encoding DUF302 domain-containing protein yields the protein MKNTLVILGLIIGFTSCSQNESSESLTTADAKSQNNMAIKSTDFPVGTAYTGSKVAAPGAYNQLKQNLKKNDAIGIIAEVDHSKNANSIGENLDYTKIIFFGNPNLGTPLMQRNQLAGLDLPQKVLFYRDENKDNIALYNSVSYLESRHGLEGVPTLDKISAALKNLVSDATKSDIKFSSDQTVAEGAGIITKKSSKNFEATYSSLKNALSSNENISIVAELDHQENAASVGLELNPTKIIIFGNPNLGTPLMKQNQSIGLDLPQKMLVWENDEGEVFVSYNDPYFIAERHDIDGPDEILETISNALDNLSNTAIAN from the coding sequence ATGAAAAATACATTAGTTATACTTGGGCTTATTATTGGATTTACATCCTGCTCTCAAAATGAATCATCAGAATCTTTAACTACTGCAGACGCTAAATCTCAAAATAATATGGCAATCAAATCAACAGATTTTCCTGTTGGTACGGCGTATACAGGAAGTAAAGTAGCTGCTCCGGGAGCATACAATCAGCTTAAACAAAATTTGAAAAAGAACGATGCAATTGGAATTATTGCAGAAGTAGACCATTCTAAAAATGCAAATTCTATTGGAGAGAACCTAGATTATACAAAGATCATTTTCTTCGGAAATCCAAATTTAGGAACCCCGCTTATGCAAAGGAATCAACTGGCAGGTCTGGATCTTCCACAAAAAGTGTTATTCTACAGAGATGAAAATAAGGACAATATCGCGCTTTATAACAGTGTGAGTTACCTTGAATCCAGACATGGTTTGGAAGGAGTACCTACTTTAGATAAAATATCAGCTGCTCTTAAAAATTTAGTCTCAGATGCCACAAAATCTGATATAAAATTTTCCAGCGATCAAACAGTTGCTGAAGGTGCCGGAATCATTACAAAAAAGAGTTCCAAAAACTTTGAGGCAACATATAGTAGTCTGAAAAATGCTTTAAGTTCTAACGAAAATATTTCTATTGTTGCAGAACTAGATCACCAGGAAAATGCTGCGAGTGTAGGACTGGAATTGAACCCTACTAAAATTATCATTTTCGGGAATCCTAATTTGGGAACTCCGTTAATGAAACAAAACCAGAGTATTGGTCTGGATCTTCCTCAAAAAATGTTGGTGTGGGAAAACGATGAAGGAGAAGTCTTTGTATCTTATAACGATCCTTATTTTATCGCAGAAAGACATGATATAGATGGGCCAGACGAAATTCTTGAAACTATTTCGAATGCTCTGGATAATTTGTCTAATACGGCAATAGCCAATTAG
- a CDS encoding DUF202 domain-containing protein, with protein MRKVKLHNPFKARIINEKLLREHLALERTKLANERTLLSYIRASIYLLISGLALLQIKEYQEISLMWVGYLSLFICILFLLVGISRYIALERKLNKLLRDESSDNSSNAK; from the coding sequence ATGAGAAAAGTAAAACTTCACAATCCGTTTAAAGCCAGAATTATTAATGAGAAACTCCTTCGAGAACACCTTGCGCTGGAACGAACAAAACTTGCCAATGAACGCACGCTTCTCTCTTATATAAGAGCTTCTATCTATTTACTTATTAGCGGGCTTGCATTACTTCAAATAAAAGAATACCAGGAAATAAGTCTTATGTGGGTTGGATATTTGTCATTATTTATCTGCATCCTCTTTCTCTTAGTTGGTATTTCAAGGTATATTGCACTCGAAAGAAAACTCAATAAATTACTTCGGGATGAAAGTTCTGATAATTCTTCCAATGCGAAATAG
- a CDS encoding DUF6122 family protein, with product MAQQIVHYSLHFLVIGIIAYFYDRKNWLKYWLILAATMFVDLDHLLADPVFDPERCGIGFHPLHSELAITAYVLGMIFIKQKIIRLISIGLFFHMFTDFIDCIWTYARCATCLKDIF from the coding sequence GTGGCGCAACAAATAGTTCATTACTCTCTTCATTTTCTGGTAATTGGTATTATCGCTTATTTCTATGACCGGAAAAACTGGCTAAAATACTGGCTTATTCTTGCGGCCACCATGTTTGTTGATCTTGATCATCTTTTAGCCGATCCTGTTTTTGATCCTGAACGTTGCGGAATTGGTTTTCACCCGCTGCATTCCGAACTTGCAATTACTGCATACGTCTTAGGAATGATCTTTATAAAACAAAAAATAATCCGATTGATCTCTATCGGATTATTCTTTCATATGTTCACAGATTTTATTGATTGCATATGGACTTATGCCAGATGTGCAACCTGTCTAAAAGATATCTTCTAA
- a CDS encoding deoxynucleoside kinase gives MHVAIAGNIGAGKTTLTRLLAKHYKWEPQFEDVLENPYLEDFYNKMERWSFNLQIYFLNSRFRQILQIRESGKKIIQDRTIYEDAYIFAPNLHAMGLMTNRDFENYKSLFDLMESVVQGPDLLIYLRSSIPNLVAQIHSRGREYENSISIDYLSRLNERYEAWVHDYSKGNLVIIDVDNINFVDNPEDLGDIINRIDGELHGLF, from the coding sequence ATGCATGTAGCCATCGCAGGAAATATTGGTGCAGGAAAGACCACTTTAACCAGATTACTCGCAAAACATTACAAATGGGAACCACAGTTTGAAGATGTATTGGAAAACCCCTATCTGGAAGACTTTTACAACAAAATGGAACGTTGGTCGTTTAATCTACAAATCTATTTTTTAAATAGTAGGTTCAGGCAGATTTTGCAAATAAGAGAAAGTGGAAAGAAGATAATTCAGGATAGAACGATCTATGAAGACGCCTATATTTTTGCACCTAACCTTCATGCCATGGGCTTGATGACGAACAGGGATTTTGAAAATTATAAATCTTTGTTTGATCTTATGGAAAGTGTGGTACAGGGGCCTGATCTGCTTATTTATCTAAGAAGCAGTATCCCAAATCTGGTAGCACAAATTCATAGCCGAGGTCGTGAATATGAAAATTCTATTTCCATAGATTATCTTAGCAGGCTGAATGAGCGCTATGAAGCATGGGTACATGATTATAGCAAGGGAAATCTTGTAATTATTGACGTAGATAATATTAACTTTGTAGACAATCCCGAAGATCTCGGGGACATTATTAACCGTATTGATGGAGAATTACACGGACTTTTCTAA